One window of the Oncorhynchus mykiss isolate Arlee chromosome 5, USDA_OmykA_1.1, whole genome shotgun sequence genome contains the following:
- the LOC110524474 gene encoding oocyte zinc finger protein XlCOF6 — protein sequence MDQYGRYESSGQPEEPFDPSLHWRQVKEEADELQISTVPLRVETSQVCQNEDPDEQDTSFDPLSVIHGVTDQECGHKSMTYLKVKVLPSPVPVKEESEECSLLPVDEEKVALITVKEEENEDWLKSEDEDVVKVPVPWEPLETSSCSDTEDTEDSEMESDHVQDCENNEHDVSGALKIENCSKTSLDPGMTLDTDEKANAADFSDSKKGSSSFYPCPHCTLGFTIERFFHGHLKRAHPEEYITLLKFRKIIATQATCPQCGKSFSNKYVMKTHQKSHTGEKPYHCADCGNNYVFADSLKKHRCGKGLRRQTHLTSYEMIPTVERPYTCVQCGKGYRFQTQLTSHEKSHTGERPYKCSQCGKEYRRPAHLKRHQMTHTEERPFDCLRCKKSFYRPETLKAHQKTHTGEKPYRCSLCDKCFGFSRDLKRHQLTHTRETHTGQRSYDVHECKKSSGQLEILNAHQKTHKVEKPKPYQCSQCDKCFGFSRDLRRHQLTHTGEKPFSCPQCEKCFGRKWELTYHQRTHSGERPYHCSECGQSFSLRGNFKRHQQSHTGKKTFHCTQCDKSFFRAAHLKTHLLIHNRTKTVVCSNCGKGFNHDGNLKRHQRFCMKTEQNCNAPPSVEVQI from the exons ATGGATCAATATGGGAGATATGAAAGCAGTGGGCAGCCAGAAGAACCTTTT GATCCCTCACTGCATTGGAGGCAGGTCAAAGAGGAAGCTGATGAACTCCAGATTTCAACTGTGCCATTAAGAGTTGAAACATCCCAGGTTTGTCAAAATGAGGACCCGGATGAACAAGATACCTCCTTTGATCCACTTTCAGTCATCCATGGAGTCACAGATCAAGAGTGTGGACATAAAAGCATGACTTACCTCAAAGTAAAG GTGCTGCCTTCTCCAGTCCCAGTCAAAGAGGAGTCTGAAGAATGCTCCCTTCTGCCAGTAGATGAAGAGAAAGTTGCTTTAATTACAGTTAAGGAAGAAGAGAATGAAGACTGGTTGAAGTCAGAAGATGAGGATGTTGTGAAAGTGCCAGTGCCTTGGGAACCGTTGGAAACATCATCATGTTCAGATACAGAGGATACAGAGGACAGTGAGATGGAAAGTGATCATGTGCAG GACTGTGAAAACAATGAGCATGATGTTTCAGGAGCATTGAAGATTGAAAATTGCAGCAAGACATCATTGGATCCAGGGATGACACTAGATACAGATGAGAAAGCTAATGCTGCTGATTTCA GTGACTCTAAAAAGGGGTCCTCCTCCTTCTACCCATGCCCTCATTGTACGCTCGGTTTCACCATAGAACGCTTTTTTCACGGGCACCTCAAGAGGGCCCACCCTGAAGAGTACATCACTCTGCTAAAGTTTCGGAAGATCATAGCAACCCAAGCCACGTGCCCACAATGTGGCAAGAGCTTCTCCAATAAATATGTTATGAAAACACATCAGAAGagtcacacaggagagaaaccatatcACTGTGCAGACTGTGGGAATAACTACGTCTTCGCTGATTCACTAAAAAAACACAGATGTGGGAAAGGATTACGAAGACAAACCCATCTGACCAGCTATGAAATGATCCCCACAGTAGAGAGACCATACACATGCGTTCAGTGTGGAAAAGGATACAGATTTCAAACCCAACTGACTAGCCATGAAAAGagccacacaggagagagaccatataaatgctctcagtgtggaaaaGAATACAGAAGACCAGCCCATCTAAAAAGACATCAAATGACCCACACTGAAGAGAGGCCATTTGATTGCCTCAGGTGTAAGAAGTCATTCTACCGGCCGGAAACTCTAAAAGCACACCAGAAAACCcatacaggagaaaagccttatcGGTGCTCTCTATGTGACAAATGTTTTGGCTTTTCCAGAGATCTTAAGAGACATCAGTTGACACATACAAGGGAGACCCACACTGGACAGAGGTCCTATGATGTCCACGAGTGTAAGAAGTCCTCCGGCCAGCTGGAAATTCTCAATGCACACCAGAAAACACACAAAGTAGAAAAGCCTAAGCCTTATCAGTGCTCTCAGTGTGACAAATGTTTTGGCTTTTCCAGAGATCTTAGAAGACATCAGTTGACACATACAGGGGAGAAACCGTTTAGTTGCCCCCAATGTGAAAAATGTTTCGGTAGGAAATGGGAATTGACGTACCACCAACGGACACACAGCGGAGAGAGGCCTTATCACTGCTCTGAGTGTGGACAGAGCTTTAGCCTAAGGGGGAACTTTAAACGCCACCAGCAGAGCCACACAGGGAAGAAGACGTTTCACTGCACTCAGTGTGACAAGAGTTTCTTCAGAGCGGCTCACCTGAAAACCCATCTCCTCATTCACAATAGAACCAAAACAGTGGTCTGCTCTAACTGTGGGAAAGGGTTCAACCATGACGGGAACTTAAAACGTCACCAACGATTCTGTATGAAGACAGAGCAAAATTGTAATGCACCCCCATCTGTAGAAGTACAGATATGA